In Procambarus clarkii isolate CNS0578487 chromosome 60, FALCON_Pclarkii_2.0, whole genome shotgun sequence, one genomic interval encodes:
- the LOC123767011 gene encoding calcium-binding and coiled-coil domain-containing protein 2-like has product MTRCICNCDTANKGAKIPSEIEKCYQKAPSESQKAPSESQKAPSESQKAPSESQKAPSESQKAPSESQKAPSESQKAPSESQKAPSESQKAPSESQKAPSESQKAPSESQKAPSEAQKAPSESQKAPSESQKAPSEAQKAPSESQKAPSESQKAPSEAQKAPSESQKAPSESQKAPSESQKAPSEAQKAPSESQKAPSESQKAPSEAQKAPSESQKAPSEAQKSPAEAQKCQ; this is encoded by the exons ATGACCCGATGCATATGCAACTGTGACACAGCCAACAA AGGCGCAAAAATACCATCAGAAATAGAAAAGTGCTACCAAAAAGCACCATCAGAGTCACAAAAAGCACCATCAGAGTCACAAAAAGCACCATCAGAGTCACAAAAAGCGCCATCAGAGTCACAAAAAGCACCATCAGAGTCACAAAAAGCGCCATCAGAGTCACAAAAAGCACCATCAGAGTCACAAAAAGCACCATCAGAGTCACAAAAAGCACCATCAGAGTCACAAAAAGCACCATCAGAGTCACAAAAAGCACCATCAGAGTCACAAAAAGCACCATCAGAGTCACAAAAAGCACCATCAGAGGCACAAAAAGCACCATCAGAGTCACAAAAAGCACCATCTGAGTCACAAAAAGCACCATCAGAGGCACAAAAAGCACCATCAGAGTCACAAAAAGCACCATCAGAGTCACAAAAAGCACCATCAGAGGCACAAAAAGCACCATCAGAGTCACAAAAAGCACCATCAGAGTCACAAAAAGCACCATCAGAGTCACAAAAAGCACCATCAGAGGCACAAAAAGCGCCATCAGAGTCACAAAAAGCACCATCAGAGTCACAAAAAGCACCATCAGAGGCACAAAAAGCACCATCAGAGTCACAAAAAGCACCATCAGAGGCACAAAAAAGCCCAGCAGAGGCACAAAAGTGCCAGTAA